One Tamlana carrageenivorans genomic region harbors:
- a CDS encoding DUF4372 domain-containing protein, which yields MNKSKNFSGHPIIKQVLNFILPKDVPRTAKKHNSDRYTKKFITYEHLATMVFTVISGCSSLREVSSIMLACEGKINHLGLTDFPKRM from the coding sequence ATGAATAAAAGTAAAAACTTTAGCGGACACCCCATAATCAAACAGGTATTAAATTTCATTTTGCCCAAAGATGTTCCTCGGACAGCCAAAAAGCACAACAGCGATCGCTATACCAAAAAGTTTATCACCTATGAGCATTTGGCCACTATGGTATTTACCGTGATCAGTGGCTGTAGCTCACTTCGTGAGGTTTCCAGTATTATGCTTGCCTGCGAGGGAAAGATCAACCATCTAGGACTCACGGACTTTCCAAAACGCATGTAA
- a CDS encoding AAA family ATPase, translating to MKDLPYIIDLSLKRDKIENMESYPFSIPAIREFTSIKLGKEVTFFVGENGTGKSTLIEAIAVLLGFNAEGGTKNFNFSTRNSHSNLHEYLRLSKSYKKPKDGYFLRAESYFNVATNIEELDKEPSFGPKIINSYGSIPLHEQSHGESFLSLILHRFSGKGIYILDEPEAALSPTRQLALLRRMNHLISDSSQFIIATHSPILLAYPEAIIYEFNDKEISRIKYEDTEHYQITKAFLENPKKMLNELFKE from the coding sequence ATGAAAGACTTACCATATATTATAGACTTGTCCTTAAAACGTGATAAAATTGAAAATATGGAAAGCTACCCTTTTTCAATTCCTGCAATACGTGAATTTACTTCTATAAAACTAGGCAAAGAAGTTACATTTTTTGTAGGTGAAAATGGTACTGGAAAATCAACATTAATAGAAGCAATAGCTGTTTTATTAGGTTTTAACGCTGAAGGAGGCACTAAAAATTTTAACTTTAGCACACGAAACTCCCATTCAAATCTTCATGAATATTTAAGACTTTCGAAATCATATAAAAAACCCAAAGATGGTTATTTTTTAAGAGCCGAAAGTTATTTTAACGTTGCTACAAATATTGAAGAGCTAGACAAAGAACCAAGTTTCGGTCCAAAAATTATTAACTCATACGGTTCTATACCTCTACATGAACAGTCTCACGGGGAATCATTTCTATCTCTAATTCTTCATAGATTTTCTGGAAAAGGGATTTATATACTTGATGAGCCTGAAGCAGCTCTTTCTCCAACTCGTCAACTTGCATTATTAAGAAGAATGAATCATCTAATATCAGATTCTTCTCAATTTATTATAGCAACTCATTCGCCAATTTTATTAGCATATCCTGAAGCCATTATATATGAATTTAATGACAAAGAAATATCAAGAATAAAATATGAGGATACTGAACATTATCAAATAACTAAAGCATTTCTTGAAAATCCTAAAAAAATGCTTAATGAGTTATTTAAGGAATAG
- a CDS encoding lmo0937 family membrane protein, which yields MRSLIWLVAVICIVVWMLGFFGIVAGLGTGSLIHILLVLAVIAILYNIITGRKPL from the coding sequence ATGAGAAGTCTTATTTGGCTAGTAGCCGTTATTTGTATTGTCGTTTGGATGTTAGGATTTTTTGGTATTGTGGCAGGATTAGGTACTGGAAGTTTAATACACATCTTATTAGTATTAGCTGTAATCGCTATTTTATACAACATTATTACTGGAAGAAAACCTTTATAA
- a CDS encoding SOS response-associated peptidase, whose product MCFHTSTITKTKKLEQHFKVTLSSEDIRTIFDKPQYHLNGFSHPNMLVIPQQKNNVLAPGIWGIVPDRKTPEHILSYYKEAVKYGGGLNARSEKLFNHFIYKKAIHEQRCIIPVSGFYEPYEHQKKKYPFFIQNTEQKPLALAGIYSVIGSYITFSIITKNASPFLAKVHNVKKRQPLILDAEHAKSWLDPNLTTPQITDITNFFYPESHLQTHTVSRDLFSPKTDSNIARILDPVEYDGLKI is encoded by the coding sequence ATGTGTTTTCATACATCGACCATTACAAAAACAAAAAAGCTAGAACAGCATTTTAAAGTTACATTAAGTAGCGAAGACATTCGCACCATTTTCGATAAACCACAATATCACTTAAACGGATTTTCACATCCTAACATGCTCGTGATTCCGCAGCAAAAAAATAATGTTTTAGCGCCAGGAATTTGGGGCATTGTGCCAGATCGTAAAACCCCCGAACATATTTTGTCTTACTACAAAGAAGCGGTAAAATATGGCGGCGGACTCAATGCGCGCTCTGAAAAGTTGTTTAATCATTTCATATACAAAAAAGCGATACACGAACAGCGGTGTATCATTCCTGTATCAGGTTTTTACGAACCGTACGAACATCAAAAAAAGAAATACCCGTTTTTTATTCAAAATACAGAACAGAAACCTTTGGCTCTAGCAGGTATTTATTCTGTAATAGGAAGTTATATTACGTTTTCGATTATTACTAAAAATGCTTCGCCATTTTTAGCTAAAGTGCATAATGTTAAAAAGCGACAGCCTTTAATTTTAGATGCAGAGCATGCAAAATCTTGGCTAGATCCAAATCTTACCACACCACAAATTACTGATATCACAAACTTTTTTTATCCAGAAAGCCATTTACAAACGCACACGGTAAGTAGAGATCTTTTTTCTCCAAAGACGGATAGTAACATAGCGCGTATTTTAGATCCTGTAGAATATGATGGTCTGAAAATTTAA
- a CDS encoding IS30 family transposase, whose product MVRKKTGRLTLKERIQIETLLTEKKNKSYIAITINRARSTVTREVNKWVQTDRDKYSAELAHWCAKDDYLNKRNIDKISKYPRLRIYVYRGLLSQWTPEQIAGRLKEEFPNDPIMSISHESIYRYIYAKPQASLNKKLIKLLVRKKTRRRPSKKRRRTGSKILNQVSIDLRPEHINLRNEIGHWEGDLMIGKDQKSAIGTIVERKSRYTLIIKLKARNSKEIAKMFSKELNKLDPIFKKSMTYDNGIEMARHETITKKTGMKIYFAHPYSSWERGTNENTNGLIRRYLPKGTDFNKIDLNTFIEIQEKLNNRPRKIIGFKTPNEVMIKELKIVA is encoded by the coding sequence ATGGTACGAAAAAAAACAGGTAGACTTACCCTTAAAGAAAGAATACAGATTGAGACTCTTTTAACTGAAAAAAAGAATAAATCATACATCGCTATAACCATTAACAGAGCTCGATCTACGGTTACAAGAGAAGTTAATAAATGGGTGCAAACAGATAGAGATAAATACTCAGCAGAACTAGCTCATTGGTGCGCCAAAGATGATTACCTAAACAAAAGAAATATTGATAAAATATCTAAGTACCCTAGACTTCGAATTTATGTCTATAGGGGCTTATTATCACAATGGACTCCTGAACAAATTGCTGGAAGACTAAAAGAAGAATTCCCAAATGATCCTATAATGTCTATTTCTCACGAATCAATTTATAGGTACATATATGCAAAGCCTCAAGCTAGTTTAAATAAAAAACTAATTAAACTCCTCGTACGCAAAAAAACAAGACGTAGACCCTCTAAAAAAAGACGCAGAACAGGATCTAAAATATTAAACCAAGTCAGTATAGACCTAAGGCCCGAGCATATTAACCTAAGAAATGAAATCGGACACTGGGAAGGAGATTTAATGATTGGGAAGGATCAAAAATCGGCTATTGGAACTATCGTAGAACGCAAATCTAGATATACATTAATTATCAAACTAAAAGCCAGGAACTCTAAGGAAATTGCTAAAATGTTTTCTAAAGAACTTAACAAACTAGATCCCATATTCAAAAAATCTATGACCTACGATAATGGAATTGAAATGGCAAGACACGAAACAATTACCAAGAAAACAGGTATGAAAATTTACTTTGCACACCCCTATTCTTCTTGGGAAAGAGGTACCAATGAAAACACTAACGGACTCATCAGAAGGTACCTCCCAAAAGGAACAGATTTTAACAAAATTGACTTAAATACATTCATCGAAATTCAAGAAAAATTAAACAATAGACCTCGTAAAATTATTGGATTTAAAACCCCTAATGAAGTTATGATAAAAGAACTAAAAATTGTAGCTTAG